The following DNA comes from Bryobacteraceae bacterium.
TCCTCGACGGCTACCTCTGGGAAGGCACCGGCCTTAACGGTCAGTCCTCGCTGCGCAAGATTCGCCTCGATACAGGCGAAGTGGTCAAGCAGCACGATATCCCCAGCGAGTACTTCGGCGAGGGCATCGCTCCGTGGAAAGACCGGCTCATTCAACTCACCTGGCAATCCGGCACCGGCTTCGTCTACCATCGCGAGTCCATGCAGCTCACCCGCTCGTTCCGCTACGCCGGCGAAGGCTGGGGCCTCACCACCGACGGCCACAGCCTCATCATGAGCGACGGCTCCGCCGTCCTCCGCTTCCTCGACCCGGAAACGCTTGCCGAAACCCGGCGGCTCACCGTCGTCGACGATGCCGGCCTTCCCGTCCGCTACCTGAACGAACTCGAATTCGTGAAAGGCGAGATCTGGGCGAACATCTGGCAAACGGACCGTGTCGCCCGCATCCGGCACACCGACGGCCGTATCGCCTCCTGGGTCGATCTCACCGGCCTGCTTTCGCCGCAGGACCGGTCCATTCCCGTCGACGTCCTCAACGGCATTGCGCATGACCCCGCCACCGGCCGCCTCTTCGTCACCGGCAAGAACTGGCCGAAGCTCTTCGAGATAGAAATCAACGAAAAACCAACGAATTAGCCCTGCCTGCGCCAGCCGCTTTGCGGTACCGTAATAGGACCATGTATCGGCGCACCTTCCTGGCTTCTTCGGCCGGGCCATTCGTGCAAACGGCGTCCAAGGCGGCCGCCCGCCGGCCAAACGTCGTCATGTTCATGACGGACGATCACGGCGCCTGGGCCACGGGCGCGTACGGCTGCCCAGAAATCAAGACCCCTCATATCGACGCCCTGGCCGCCGGTGGCGCGAAGTTTTCCCGCGCGTTCGCCTGCACGCCGGTCTGCTCACCGAGCCGCATGACGTGGATCACCGGCCGCCTCCCCTCGACCCATGGCGTCCAGGACTGGCTACGCCCCAACGACAGCTTCGAGGGTGCTACCACGCGCCGCTGGCTCGCCGGCCATCCGACATACACCGAGGTCCTGGCGCGGAACGGTTACACGCTTGGTCTGTCCGGCAAGTGGCACATGGGTGAAGACGACAAGGCGCAGGCGGGTTTCTCCTACTGGGCCACGGTGCCGGGCGGCGGCGGACCTTACAAGGACGTCGAGTTCGTGCGCAACGGCGAACGAATCAAAACCACCGGCTACAAGACCGACCGTGTGGGCGACTATGGTCTCGAATTCCTGGATACGCGCAGGGGCAAGGACGATCCGTTCTATCTGTTGATGCCCTTCTACGCGCCTCATACGCCGTTCGACTACCAGCCCGACGAATACCGGAAGCCCTACGAAAACGCGGAGTTTTCCTGCTTCCCGAAGGCGGAAAAGCACCCCTGGCAGAATCGCGGGCTCGCCGCGCACCACGGCAACCGCCGCAGCATGCATGCCTACGGCGCGCTGATCACCGGCATGGACGCCAACGTCGGCCGCGTGGTCAAGCGGCTGGAAGAGATGGGCGTCCGCGACAACACCCTCGTCGTTTTCAGCGCGGACCAGGGCTGGAACGCCGGCCACCACGGCGTTTGGGGCAAGGGCAACGGAACCTGGCCGTTCAACATGTACGAAGAATCCATCCGCGTCCCGCTCATCTGGAACCATCCCGGCCGGATCGCCGGCGGGCAGACGCTCGACCCGATGGTCTCCTCCTACGACTATTTCCCGACGATACTCGATTACCTGAACGTCGACGCGCCCAAGGACCCCAAACGCGCCGGGCGCAGCTACGCCGGTTTCCTCGGCGGCCGGAAACCCCGCTGGTCCAACCGTCTCTACTTCGAATACTCCTACGTCCGCGGCCTGCGCACCGATAACCTCAAGCTCATCCAACGGACCGAGGAGTGGCCGAGCGAGTTCTACGACCTTGAAGCCGACCCCGGCGAAACGCGCAACCTTTACGACGACGCCGCCAACGGCAAACAGCGCGACGCTCTGCGGAGCGAACTCGACCGCTTCTTCAATCGCGCCGGAGCCCCGGACCAGGAGGATTGGCGCTCCACAACCCGTCAGGAATTGACCGTCTACAGCCGATAGAAAGATTTCACCCACCCATGTCCGAACTTGTCCAACTGACCCGAGAGGGAAACGTCGGCATTATTACAGTCAACAATCCGCCCGTGAACGCGCTGTCGCCGGGCGTGCCTGAGGGGATCGCCAGTTTCGTCGAGGCCGTCAACGGAGACCCCGAACTCACGGCCTGCGTCCTCACCGGGGCCGGGCGGACCTTCATCGCCGGAGCCGACATTCGCGAATTCGTCAAGATCACGAGCGGTGAGAAGGGCGCCATCGCGCTGAACCCCGCGCTCGCCGTCATTGAGGCGTCGAACAAGCCTGTGGTCGCCGCCATTCACGGCGCCGCGCTCGGCGGCGGGCTTGAAGTCGCCATGGCCTGCCACTACCGCGTCGCTGTGGCTGCCGCTCAGGTGGGCCAGCCGGAGGTGAAGCTCGGCCTCATTCCCGGCGCAGGCGGGACGGTCCGCCTGCCGCGTCTGATCGGTCCGGCAAAAGCCGCCGAGTTGTGCGCCATCGGCGACCCGATCTCGGCCACGGAAGCCCACAACCTTGGCCTTGTGGACCGCATGATCACCGGCGATCTCGTTGCCGGCGCCGTCGCCTTTGCCAACGAAGTGGCCGGGCGCCCGCCGCGACGCACTTGCGATCTGCACGAGAAGCTGACACCGTTCAATCGCCCCCGGCTGCCGGACCGGCTCCGCGGCCGCAACGCTCCCATTGCCGCCATCCGCTGCATCGAGAACGCGGTCCACCTCCCGTTCGAGGAAGCCCTCGCCGAGGAGCGCCGCGCATTTGAGGAGCTTCTACACGCGCCCGAAT
Coding sequences within:
- a CDS encoding glutaminyl-peptide cyclotransferase; its protein translation is MFPRPVLLAVFAALLSCGPSVQSAPPVLGYRVVHVYPHDRAAFTQGLFFLDGYLWEGTGLNGQSSLRKIRLDTGEVVKQHDIPSEYFGEGIAPWKDRLIQLTWQSGTGFVYHRESMQLTRSFRYAGEGWGLTTDGHSLIMSDGSAVLRFLDPETLAETRRLTVVDDAGLPVRYLNELEFVKGEIWANIWQTDRVARIRHTDGRIASWVDLTGLLSPQDRSIPVDVLNGIAHDPATGRLFVTGKNWPKLFEIEINEKPTN
- a CDS encoding sulfatase-like hydrolase/transferase, with the protein product MYRRTFLASSAGPFVQTASKAAARRPNVVMFMTDDHGAWATGAYGCPEIKTPHIDALAAGGAKFSRAFACTPVCSPSRMTWITGRLPSTHGVQDWLRPNDSFEGATTRRWLAGHPTYTEVLARNGYTLGLSGKWHMGEDDKAQAGFSYWATVPGGGGPYKDVEFVRNGERIKTTGYKTDRVGDYGLEFLDTRRGKDDPFYLLMPFYAPHTPFDYQPDEYRKPYENAEFSCFPKAEKHPWQNRGLAAHHGNRRSMHAYGALITGMDANVGRVVKRLEEMGVRDNTLVVFSADQGWNAGHHGVWGKGNGTWPFNMYEESIRVPLIWNHPGRIAGGQTLDPMVSSYDYFPTILDYLNVDAPKDPKRAGRSYAGFLGGRKPRWSNRLYFEYSYVRGLRTDNLKLIQRTEEWPSEFYDLEADPGETRNLYDDAANGKQRDALRSELDRFFNRAGAPDQEDWRSTTRQELTVYSR